One region of Intestinimonas massiliensis (ex Afouda et al. 2020) genomic DNA includes:
- the tsaA gene encoding tRNA (N6-threonylcarbamoyladenosine(37)-N6)-methyltransferase TrmO encodes MKSIARIRSDFPTKFGIPRQSGLVQALRSTVVFEPEFRNPDALRGLEGFDYIWLIWQFSASVREDWSPTVRPPRLGGNVRMGVFATRSPFRPNPIGLSSVRLEQIELHPELGPLLHVTGADLMDGTPILDIKPYVPYADSHPRAAGGFAGPDGGPILEVRVPEELLSRVPLDKREALLGVLSHDPRPPYQQDPDRVYGLDFAGLNIRFSVQDQVLTVRALQPLPK; translated from the coding sequence ATGAAGAGCATCGCCCGTATTCGCAGCGATTTTCCCACTAAATTCGGCATTCCCCGCCAGAGTGGGCTGGTTCAGGCTCTGCGCTCCACCGTGGTGTTTGAGCCGGAGTTCCGCAATCCCGATGCACTGCGGGGGCTGGAGGGCTTTGATTACATCTGGCTGATCTGGCAGTTTTCCGCCAGCGTCCGGGAGGACTGGTCTCCCACGGTGCGCCCGCCCCGCCTGGGCGGCAATGTGCGCATGGGGGTATTTGCCACCCGCTCTCCGTTCCGACCCAACCCCATTGGTCTGTCCTCCGTCCGGCTGGAGCAGATTGAACTGCACCCCGAACTGGGACCGCTGCTCCATGTGACGGGAGCGGACCTGATGGACGGCACTCCCATTCTGGACATCAAACCCTATGTCCCCTACGCCGATAGCCACCCCCGGGCCGCTGGCGGCTTTGCCGGTCCCGACGGCGGCCCCATCCTGGAGGTCCGCGTGCCGGAGGAATTGCTCTCCCGGGTTCCCTTGGATAAGCGGGAGGCGCTGCTGGGCGTTTTGTCTCATGACCCCCGCCCACCCTACCAGCAGGACCCGGATCGGGTGTATGGACTGGACTTCGCCGGCCTCAACATCCGTTTTTCGGTGCAGGACCAGGTTCTGACCGTCCGGGCGCTCCAGCCACTCCCTAAATAA